CACGACATGAAAAACCCGATATTCTAAACTCGAGGGTTTTTCCCGGGAGATGTTAGCTCTTATTCAATAATAGTGACACAAGGATTTTTAACTGGCTTATCGGCAAATCGATCCGCAATCCATTGAACAAAAAACGGTTCAGCAACACCGGGAGTTGTAAAGTGCGACTGTTCTCCGGGCAGCTGTACCCGTTCAATTAGCGCTCCTTTATGGCACATCTCTTCCTGATATAGCTTTCCCATCGTAGGTGGCACCACTGTATCCTTGGTGCCATAATAAATTACCACCGGGGCTATCGGCTTCAAAGGAGCTACAGATCCTTTCTTTAATGCATTAACCCAGGCTACTGTGTTTACAGGCTTATCTCGTAAAAGCGATCTATAGTTTTCGCCGAAGTTAAAATGAATCGTATCAGCTGCTGCATGCACTCCCTTATTACTCAAGATTTCGTCCAAAACGAGAGCGCCTTTCTCTTTAAAGACGTCTGTCAACTTTAGTTGATCCGGAAAAGCTGACTGGGTTCCCCAAAGGGCCATGACATAGTGTGTAAAATCAGCTAAATTTTTTGTAAACTGATCATGAAGGGCTTTCATAATTTGATCCGAAGCTGCCTCGTCAGTCGGGTTCACTCCAAATTCGACAGCCAAATCATCGGGAGCTAGAGCTACAAACCCTTTTAAAGCGATCTCATCTGAGGCTGCGCCTTTTCGTTCGATGTAATCCTTATCGCTAGCCATACTAAGCATAGCCCCTCCCCCTTGAGACCAACCGATCGCAACAGCAGTTTTACCGGCGCCCCCTAGCTTTTCTGAGCTGACAGCCCGGATTGAGTTGATCACATCACGACCATTTGTCGTTGCCACATTATACTGATGCCTTCCCCCGCCCCCTAAGCCTTGATAATCGGTTCCAACGACCACATAACCTGCCTGAATAAATGCCTGAAGGGCAGGAAGCCCATAGTCCGTAGAGGAATTACCTCCAATTAAAAAATATAGATTCAAAGGGACTGCCGGATTTTCTTGCTGGGAAGGACCATTATTTTGTGCAGTACCGGTTGTTCCATGCGCCCAAGCGACAATCTTTCGATCTGAGCCTGCACTTAATGGAGCCACTACAAGAGCTGTTGCAAGAGTCGGCTTATCATTCAAATCAGATGAAATGTAGGCAATCTTCCAAGCCTTAGCTCCGGGAATCGGCGTAAAAATTTCCTCTTTTTTGACGACTTGACCTAGCCGACCCTGTGGTTTGATTTTAGCCACTTCTTGGTAAAAAGGGCTGACACTTGGGGTGGTTTCAACGACAGCATTTGAAAAGACTAGGCTACTTAAAAACAGAATCTTCCACGTCCTCATTGAATACCTCATTGTTAACTATGTAAATCGGAAAAATGTGCTATTAGAACTATCTGAGCCGGCACTGCCTGAAACGGTATCGGGATTGCCGGAATTTGCCAAACAGATTCTGTAGGCCCTGGGGGTCCTTCCTGGGGAGAAACGATAGTATTGTTTGTAAAAGCATGCAATTCTTGAAGAGACGAGCAAGAAAAGATCAAAATAACGAAATAGAAAAAGCGAATCATATTCTGCATATCATGTCTATATAGTTTTGTGTAAACGCACAACTGTACGGCTCATTTATGCTATTTCGGTAATCTTACGTCAATTTTTTTCTTGATCTTGTTTATGGCTTTAAGCAACAGTTATCAAAATGATAACGACTCCCCATTTCCAACTATGACAGGCCTTTCTGTAAGATATGAGCTTTCATTTAGGTTGGGAACAACACGTCTTTTTTGATATGAACAGATTGCAAGTGGGTGGAAATGGGTTAACCGCCGGAATCGATTGCATGTTCTAAAAGGTCTGAACCTGCTTCAAGAATTAAAAACGGGTTTATTTAAAAAGTTAAATTGCAGTTTTCAGTTAGAACTGTTATTTGAATTTTAAATATTCTTTAATGATTGGGGTAAGAATGAAACCTATCCGGTTGGCTTTGCTCACTTTTCTTGCGGCAGCATCAATGACAAAGACAGAAGCCTGCACCCGCGCCCTTTTTACCGGCGCTGACAGTGTGGTGATCACAGGTCGCTCTATGGACTGGATGGAAGATTTGCATTCCGATCTTTGGGCTTTCCCTCGAGGCATGACACGAAACGGCGCCGCAGGGCCGCAGTCTATTAACTGGACCTCAAAATATGGCAGTCTCATCGTCTCAGGCTATAATGCCGGATCAGCTGACGGGATGAACGAAAAGGGCCTTGTTGCCAATATGTTATATCTTGCTGAATCGGATTATGGCAAACCCAACGGAAATAAGCCTTTTATGTCCATATCGATTTGGGCACAGTATGTATTGGACAATTTTGCAACTGTCGCGGAAGCCGTCAACACTTTAAAAGAAGAACCTTTCCAAATTATTTCGCCTATATTGCCAAATGGATACCCGGCTCAGATGCATCTCTCCATTTCGGATTCCGATGGCGATTCAGCGATCTTTGAATACATCAACGGCAACTTAGTCATCCATCACGGCAAACAATTTAATGTACAGACAAATTCTCCAACCTATGATCAGCAGCTCGCCTTAAACACCTATTGGCAAAGCATTGGAGGCTTAGTCTTCCTTCCGGGAACTAATCGTTCTGCCGATCGATTTGCTAGAGCTTCTTTTCTAATAGATGCCATTCCTAAAGAATCAGCGCCAGCCTATATCCAGGCTGTTCCCAATGAAACTTTTACAAATCAAGCCGTTGCCAGCGTGCTAGGCGTCATCCGCAGCGTCAGTGTTCCTTTAGGCATCACAACTCCGGGACAACCAAATATTGCTTCTACTATATGGAGAACCGTATCCAATCAAAAGGACAAAATATATTTCTATGATTCTTCTACAAGCCCAAATGTTTTTTGGGTTCCTCTATCTGATCTAAACTTGAAAAAAGGAGCTCCGGTGAAGAAACTATCCCTTACCGGAGGAAAAATCTATTCAGGAAATGCGGCGGTCAACTTTGAAGAAGCGAAACCCTTTGCTTTTCTTCCGGCTGATCCCACTAAAGTGAAATAAATAGGTTTTTGGAAGAAAAGTCTAAAACTTCCCTTTTATGCCTCTCCGGCATTTTCAAGGTCTTTGATAATGATTTTCTTCATTTTGAGCATAGCAGGCGTTGTCTTATCAGGATTTTTTGCCATAAGAGCCTCCATATTTTCAGGGACGATCTGCCAGGAAACGCCAAATTTATCTTTTATCCAGCCGCATTGTTCTGATTTCGGAACTGCGGAGAGCTTTTCGAAATAGACATCTATTTCCTTTTGATTCTTGCAATTAACCATAAATGAGATAGCTTCATTAAACCCAAAGTTATGTTCGTCTGCCGAATCCATGGCAGCAAACCACTGATTTTCTAAAGTAAAGTCAGCGAACATTATTGTTCCTTCCTTATTTGGCTCCATGCCTTTTGGATAGCGGACTATCATCCCCTTATGGGAATGGTTAAACACTGAACTATAGAACTTGATAGCTTCTTCTGCTTTGCCTGCGACATCCCTGACAAACAAAAATGATGGGATGATAAAAGGTCTTTTCTCCCCTTCCGGATTGGTTAGGATTAACTGCCATGAAACGCCATATCTATCCTCTAACCACCCATACCTTTCGCTGAAAGGGTATGTATCCAAAGGCATAAGAATCTTACCCCCCTCAGACAGCCTTTCCCATAAACCATCCAAGACCTTTCTCGCATTTTTGTCACCGGATGGGTCGAAGTTTAACATAAAGGAAAGGGTCGGATTAAACTTAAATAAGGGACCTGCCGAAATAGACTGGAATTCATACCCGGATAAATTAAAACGAACGATATCGCAATCCCCTGAAGGGGTATTCTTTATCACTGTTTTGAAAGTGACTTTGGAATTTGGAAATACCGACGTGTAGAAGTGAGCTGCTTCAACGGCTTCTTTGTCAAACCAAAGATGTGGAATAATCTTCTGCATAGCATCAACCTTTATTTTTTTAATCGAAAGCTTTCCAATCATGATAAAAAATATTTTACAACATTTGCCATTTCATGAAAGGATTCAATTCAGAAATTAGGAGCCTTAAATGGATAATGAAAAGAAAAGTTATTTTCTTCGCGACGCCTTGAATATTATCGGACTCATGCTATTTTTGGTTTACCCTCTGATGGAGCTATGGCCATCCGGCTGGAGATGGATTCCTCATCAATATAAGTATGAGCAGATGATTGTCGGCGTTTATGCGACACTTGGCGTCTTTTTAATTCGCGCCGCAAAAAATCCATTAGAAAATGCGAGTTTAATTTGGTTCACCGTCTTTTCAAGCATTGTGCATGCCACAATTATGCTGCTTCAAGCTATTTTTGACCCTTCCGAGCATGGTCATCTTTATGGTGATATTCCGGTTCTTTACCTTATCGCGATTGTGTTAGCTTACTTAATGCCTCGAAAGTCAAAGGTATGAGCTAATCAGACATTAGCAGCTTTCTTAATACAGCTCCGGATGTTATTTTTATAAATTTTACCTAACCCTCTCTCCAAAATCAGCCATTTTTGGGCTATCCGTTGTTTAAGATCTATGCTTGAACAAAAAAATGTTGCTTTGGTTGCACTTTTCTGACATAAGTTTCTCTCACAAATAATAAATTTTCAAAGGAAATCAAAATTATAAGGTTCGGGTGCTTAACTTATTGCCTGAGGATTATGTGTACTAGGTGAGGATGTAATGTTTAATCAAAAAGAAAAAAATAAGAAAACGGGATGCAAAGTATGATAAATACAATTTTAAGCAATTATGTATATGCAACCATTTTTTATTTTCTTGTGTTTATTCCCTTTTACACTTTAATCCTTTTGCCATCTTTCTGTAGGTTGCAAAAAAGAATATCAGGTTTGGAGAAAAGTTCGATAAGCTGTTTTTTTTATTTCTATGCCTCCTTATGCATCATTTCTTTATTTGCAGCTTCTCTTTCTTATTTTTTACTGGTTACAAATACAAGGTCTTTTTATTTTTTAATTCACTTTTTTATAATAATACCTCTTGTAAGTCTATTATCAAGCTGTGTTATCTCAAGGATAGGAAATAAAAAAAGGCTAACCGATTACATACTGGATTTGGGAATTTTTCTTACTTCTTTTTCCCTATTCACTTCTTTTATTTATATGGGACTAAAACTACATATAAATCCTTAGAGTCATTCTGATTAAAAATAAGTGTTTTATAGCCTCTCAACATCACATATGATAAGTTGCTGGAACCCATGACGTCCATGCTTTCCATAAGATAATTCGGGATGGATATAAATCTTACGACGCTCTCCCGTAGCCATTCCGGATGCTGCTTTCGCAAAACCAAGGATTGTATCTGAAAGATCAAGAGTTATAGGCGAATTAGATAAACGAGTATTTTGCATAATGACTTCCTCGCCATCGCAAAGCTTACTTTCAATAAGGTGAATCTGGAAGTGGTTAGAGTCTGATAAAAGAGGTTGGCCCTTTGAAAGAAGTTCATAATAGAGCTTATGAGGGATTACTTCCACAATATTTCCCTGTTTCGCAACCTTCTCTAAATAGTCCTCGGAAGCTTTCAAATTAAGACGGTTTTGATAAGTGGAAATCTTATCTATCAGAGAAAGCATTTGCTCTTGGCTTTCTTTTTTGGGAAAAGGCTTTTTTTTACCTGATTCAAGGTCCTTCAAATTTTCTAAGACTTCTTCAAAATCATAGAAAGGACTATATTGAGCTAATTGTTTCCAAAATATATTAGCTAAGCCAAGAGAAATTTGATGAACCTCTTGCTCGTTCAAAACCGAGGCTATTTGAGGATTAGCATTATTTGGTTTAGGACTAGAAAGTACGTAATAAATGCAAATAGGCAACAATAGCAAAACAGAAAAGATCATTTTTTTCATGATACTAGCCTTGATAAAATGATTTCTAAAAATTGTTCCGAAAAATAAATCTCCACTAGCTTCTCCCGAATCTTATCATAGGACTTTTGCTTTGACTTAACTTCTTGATCTTGGGCTGATCCCATATATTTTGGTATTTTTATTGGAGATAGAACCTCTTCCCTTTGTGTAAGACGTATCGATTTCAAATTATTCGAGAGGTCATTAAGCTGTTTAATTTTATCGGGAACTTTAAATTCCCTAAAATTGTGTGATCTAAAGGAGTTGAATTTTTTATCTTCTAGCCCTGATAGAATAGCTTCTTTATTTTTAGGATTGAGTTCATCGATTGCAAAAGGAGCACTTATAAAAGCGTTAATTAAATCGTATTTGTCTTTAAATCTTTTAACACTTACTTCGTCATAGCCAAGAAGCAGCCCTAAAGCTTGGTAATAAAGAGGCCTATCAACCTCCAATTCCAATACAGAAGTCGGAAAAACAAGAAATGAATTTATCCGATCCGGTCCTCCAAAAACCTCATTCATCAAAGGCTGATGTGTATCATAAAGAGTTTCGACCTTTGGTTTATGATACAAGACAAAGCCAATTATGTTATAATCTGCTGTCACATAATCCAGTAAAACAAAGGTTTTTGATGAAAAAAGGGATTTATATTTTTGCCACACAAGCCACCCTTTATGAAGGTTTGCAAAAGTGTTAAGTGTCTCTTGGGTAAACAAAAATCCAAGTTCTAGATCCACATAAAAATCAGAGCAAGCAAGCGGCTTGTCTCCAAAAAGTGTGTAACCAAAGTCGCCATCAGCCATAAGTTGCCTGAATAAAGATTCCAAGTCTTGTCTATCTTCAATAGGCATATGTTTAAGGATGTTTTGAATATTTGTTATGTGTGGTCTATCTTCGTTGAAACCAAGAGCCATCCATGGCAAGAAAATAGCCATGAACATCAATTTCATGGCATGCCGACTATATTTGGGCCATATGTGGTTAATTTTTTTCAAGAGGTAGGACATAGTCACAATTTTCGCAATAAGGAAGACTCCATAATTTATTTTTATTTTCACATCTTGGACA
This DNA window, taken from Criblamydia sequanensis CRIB-18, encodes the following:
- a CDS encoding alpha/beta fold hydrolase, which codes for MRTWKILFLSSLVFSNAVVETTPSVSPFYQEVAKIKPQGRLGQVVKKEEIFTPIPGAKAWKIAYISSDLNDKPTLATALVVAPLSAGSDRKIVAWAHGTTGTAQNNGPSQQENPAVPLNLYFLIGGNSSTDYGLPALQAFIQAGYVVVGTDYQGLGGGGRHQYNVATTNGRDVINSIRAVSSEKLGGAGKTAVAIGWSQGGGAMLSMASDKDYIERKGAASDEIALKGFVALAPDDLAVEFGVNPTDEAASDQIMKALHDQFTKNLADFTHYVMALWGTQSAFPDQLKLTDVFKEKGALVLDEILSNKGVHAAADTIHFNFGENYRSLLRDKPVNTVAWVNALKKGSVAPLKPIAPVVIYYGTKDTVVPPTMGKLYQEEMCHKGALIERVQLPGEQSHFTTPGVAEPFFVQWIADRFADKPVKNPCVTIIE
- a CDS encoding linear amide C-N hydrolase, with product MKPIRLALLTFLAAASMTKTEACTRALFTGADSVVITGRSMDWMEDLHSDLWAFPRGMTRNGAAGPQSINWTSKYGSLIVSGYNAGSADGMNEKGLVANMLYLAESDYGKPNGNKPFMSISIWAQYVLDNFATVAEAVNTLKEEPFQIISPILPNGYPAQMHLSISDSDGDSAIFEYINGNLVIHHGKQFNVQTNSPTYDQQLALNTYWQSIGGLVFLPGTNRSADRFARASFLIDAIPKESAPAYIQAVPNETFTNQAVASVLGVIRSVSVPLGITTPGQPNIASTIWRTVSNQKDKIYFYDSSTSPNVFWVPLSDLNLKKGAPVKKLSLTGGKIYSGNAAVNFEEAKPFAFLPADPTKVK
- a CDS encoding VOC family protein; protein product: MQKIIPHLWFDKEAVEAAHFYTSVFPNSKVTFKTVIKNTPSGDCDIVRFNLSGYEFQSISAGPLFKFNPTLSFMLNFDPSGDKNARKVLDGLWERLSEGGKILMPLDTYPFSERYGWLEDRYGVSWQLILTNPEGEKRPFIIPSFLFVRDVAGKAEEAIKFYSSVFNHSHKGMIVRYPKGMEPNKEGTIMFADFTLENQWFAAMDSADEHNFGFNEAISFMVNCKNQKEIDVYFEKLSAVPKSEQCGWIKDKFGVSWQIVPENMEALMAKNPDKTTPAMLKMKKIIIKDLENAGEA
- a CDS encoding DUF6632 domain-containing protein, whose protein sequence is MDNEKKSYFLRDALNIIGLMLFLVYPLMELWPSGWRWIPHQYKYEQMIVGVYATLGVFLIRAAKNPLENASLIWFTVFSSIVHATIMLLQAIFDPSEHGHLYGDIPVLYLIAIVLAYLMPRKSKV
- a CDS encoding FKBP-type peptidyl-prolyl cis-trans isomerase, which translates into the protein MKKMIFSVLLLLPICIYYVLSSPKPNNANPQIASVLNEQEVHQISLGLANIFWKQLAQYSPFYDFEEVLENLKDLESGKKKPFPKKESQEQMLSLIDKISTYQNRLNLKASEDYLEKVAKQGNIVEVIPHKLYYELLSKGQPLLSDSNHFQIHLIESKLCDGEEVIMQNTRLSNSPITLDLSDTILGFAKAASGMATGERRKIYIHPELSYGKHGRHGFQQLIICDVERL